The DNA window AAGCCCGTCATCTCCCGCAAAGAGGGCGATTTCCGGTTCATGGTCCCGGACATCCGGACTCAAGGTATCACGCTCCGTATTTTTGATATAGGGGGGATTGCAGACTATCCAATCAAATTGTGCGTCGGCATTCGCATATATTACCGCTACTGGCTCGAACAGGTCTCCAGACAAAAACTTAATTTGCGCTGTGCAGGCGTGTATTTCAGCGTTCTTCCGAGCAACAGCGAGGGCGGGTTCAGAGATGTCAGTTGCTACGATCTCCCACTCTGATTGTTGCACCGCCAGACTGGTCGCAATTACACCGCTCCCTGTCCCAAGTTCCAGTAAACGTTGGAAATTTTCGGTTTCTGCTGTGAGGATGGTCTCAACGAGTTGTTCTGTTTCCGGGCGTGGAATGAGGACCCGTTCATCCACATAGAAATCCAAGGACATAAACTCCTTGCGATTCGTGAGGTAACTCACAGGGGTGTGGGCGATTC is part of the Candidatus Poribacteria bacterium genome and encodes:
- the prmC gene encoding peptide chain release factor N(5)-glutamine methyltransferase, whose protein sequence is MPSKMWSVVDLLDWTTGYFQQHGIPNPRLDAEVLLGHLLKKSRLQLYLHFEMPVFQEHLTPFRELIKKRIAHTPVSYLTNRKEFMSLDFYVDERVLIPRPETEQLVETILTAETENFQRLLELGTGSGVIATSLAVQQSEWEIVATDISEPALAVARKNAEIHACTAQIKFLSGDLFEPVAVIYANADAQFDWIVCNPPYIKNTERDTLSPDVRDHEPEIALFAGDDGLDVIRRLIAEAPKYLAPMGKLILEIDATQANTIRTLFEAESAYATYELFKDYAGKERIVLASVP